The Arenibacter algicola region GCGTACCACTACTATATAAATCAACATAAGACATACTCATAATATTTATTTGCAACAAAGATAAATTTTTAGAAAAGTTTATTTATAAATTTCTTTAATTATTTCACAGTGGTTTCGTTACCGAAGGTTGCGACCATGGGGCTAAGAGTTGGAAAGTTTGGTTTAATAGTGCGGTTTGCCCCGTCCATTTAAGGGACGGGAATATTTAACTTGCCGATCAGTATTTTAATTCTTGAGCTTGGTAATAACAGATGGCCAAAAGACCAAGGTAAAATGATAGTTTCTTTCAACGGATAGTTGTAAATATCTAAGTAACAGGATTTAGTAGGTAATTGTATAATTTCCATTAATAATTTATAGCTTGTTCGGGCATTTTTAAATACCCCTTTATTATAAGCCGAATAAAAAGAGGTGTTTTTTATTTATTGTGATATCTTTGACTATATCAACTACTAATTGTTTTAATTAAGCTTTAGAGCACCCCTAATATGTCCTTTAAGATTCCAAAGAAAGAAATAATATATCCTTTTTCTGCTTTTGTCCTATTGATGATTGTTGTAGTTGCGCTTTGGAAGAACTCTTTGGAATCCAATAGGCAACTGCTCAAGAAAGATATAGAGGTTAATGGGCAAATCCAATCACAGGGATTTTTGTCCTCTGGCCAAAAAAGCATTATTGTCCTTGAAAATCTTATGGAGAGGCTAGAGATGACCAATGGTGATTATTTTGAGTATTGGGAAGAGGATGCCAGACTTATCCTAAAAGAAGATCAATCTTTTAAATTCGTTGAATGGATCGATAGTTCCTTGGTGGTACAGAGGATTGTGCCGCATAAGGGGAACGAGGCCATTGTAGGCAGAAGCTTATCCAACCATCCACGACGTGACGAGTGGTTGCGGCATGTGCGGGATTCCACGACCAACTTAACCTCTTGGATACCTTTAATACAGGGTGGTCATTCCATATTACTCGATGTACCTGTTTTTTTTGGGGGTAAATTCCAAGGGACCATAACCGCTGGTATGGATTTTACGACCACTTTTGATATGTTGTCAGCTGGAATGGATGATTATTCCATTGAAATTAAGGATGATAAGGGAACTACTTTTTACAAACTCAATGACCCCTCACCCAGCGACTTTAGCGATGATTTGGTCTATGTTAGGTCTTATGAGGTGGACGAGGATGATAAACAAGTATGGACCTTTTACTTAATGCCGCGCAATAAGGACGTTTTGGCCGAAAGAAATAAGTCTTCTTCCAGTATTTTAATGTTTGGGATCCTAATATCCCTACTTATGAGTTTGTTGACATATTTTTATCAATCTTCCAGAAATGAGAACACACGTTTTAGGGAGTTAAATATTAAACTTCGCGTAGCCAATAGAAGTTTGAGGGAAGAAAGAACCAAGGCGGAAAAAGCTTCCAAGGCAAAAACCGAGTTTGTCTCCAATATGAGCCATGAAATTAGAACTCCTTTAAACGCTATTATGGGCTTTATTGAGGTGCTAAAGGAGTCTAAAATTGATAGTTCCCTACATGAATATCTTTCTTTGATGGATGTTTCTTCCAAAAAATTGCTTCTTCTGGTGAACGATATCCTGGAAATTGATAAAATAGAATCTGGCCAAATAAGCTTTAAAAAAGATATCTTTTCCCCAGCGGACGAGCTACAGAATATTATCAGTATTTATAGGCCCAGTATCGAGGCTAAGGGACTTTACGCGAACTTGGATATCGTCTCGGATTCCAAAACCCATGTTATAGCGGATATAGGAAAGTTTGGCCAGATACTCACCAATCTCTTAAGAAATGCCCTAAAGTTTACGGACCAGGGAGGAATAGATATTACGTACGAAGAAACCATACAAAATAGTGACTTAAATATCACTATCGGCATTAGGGACACAGGAATCGGAATACCGAAAAGTAAACTTAAAACCATTTTTGATAGGTTTACACAAATAGATTCCGGTATAACCAAAAGACATGAGGGTAGTGGTCTTGGATTATATATTACCTATCTGCTAATAGAGCTGCTGGAGGGTCATATTGAGGTAGACAGCACAGAAAATGTTGGTACGGAATTTAAGATTTCACTTAGGTTTCCAATTACCGAGATGCAGCCAGAAGTAGATGCGCCTATTTCCGATAGCATAGATTTAACCGGCTTTAAGGTTTTGATCGTGGACGACAATAAGGTTAATGTAGTAGTCCTCAAAAAGACCTTGGATGCTTTTGGCATTAATACCTATTGGGTAGGCAATGGAAAAGAGGCGGTAAAAGCAGTGGCCGAAAACCAATACGATTTGGTCTTCATGGATATCCATATGCCCGAAATGGATGGTTTTGAAGCTACCGAGGAAATAAGGAAAACCCAAAAAGATCTTGTTATTATTGGTTTCTCGGCAGATGTAACCAAAGAAACCATCCAAGGTGCCAAAGAGGTCGGAATGAACGATTATTTTACCAAACCTATTACATTTGATAAACTTAGACAGAATTTATCCAAATATCTTGTTCGGGTATAGTATGCTTCTAAGCCCTAATTTCTTTTCGCTAAGGCCTATTTCTAAATTTTGAATCCTGGGTCTATACTCTTCTTAACGGCTGGCAATAAGCTGGTTTTGTTGATAATTACAAAGTTTAATTAGACTTTCTGCCAAGTTGAAAAACAGTCTGTTAACAATCATATAACTTAATTTTAAAGTCACATTTGGTTTATTATCGGCCCGAAATGGCAATCTTTGAATTTATATTGATTTTCTGCGCATGAAAATTATTTCTAATTCATTATTGACCACCATGGTCAAAATCTTAAACCGGGGATCCGGATCCTTTTGCTCTCCTTTCAAGTTTCAAATAATAAACCGACCAAATACTGCTTTATGAAAAAAAGACCTGTGGAACTAGTGGTTTTATCCGATGTGCATTTGGGAACCTACGGATGCCATGCCAAGGAATTGGTCAAATATCTAAAATCTATAAAACCCAGGGAAGTGGTTTTGAACGGGGATATAATTGATATATGGCAATTTAGCAAGCGGTACTGGCCAAAATCCCACATGAAGGTGGTAAAGATCATTATGCAATGGGTGGCCGAAGGAATCCCCGTGCACTATGTGGCAGGCAACCATGATGAAATGTTAAGGAAATTTCTAGGCTTTAAGTTGGGCTCTTTTAGTATTGTCAACAAGGTGGTTTTGGAGATAAATGGCAGCAAGGCTTGGATGTTTCATGGGGACGTCTTTGATGTTACCATGCAGCATTCCAAATGGATAGCAAGGTTGGGCGCTACAGGTTATGATATGCTAATTTTGTTGAACAGTGCCATAAATTATTGCAGTAAAAAAATGGGAAAAGGCCCTGTTTCCATGTCCAAGAAGATAAAAAACAGCGTTAAATCGGCCATTAAGTTTATTAATGATTTTGAACAGATTGCGGCCGATATAGCAATAGAAAATGAATATGACTATGTGGTTTGTGGGCATATCCACCAGCCGGAAATGAGGGAAATATCAACCTCCAAGGGGACAGTTATGTACCTTAATTCCGGGGATTGGATAGAGAATTTAACTAGTTTGGAATTTAATAATGGGGAGTGGAAATTATACCATTATATGGAGGATGTTATGGTTATCAATGATGATGAAAATGTGATGGAGCCAATGGATATTCTGGACAAAAATCAACTTTTTCAAAATTTGGTGAGGGAATTTCAATTTTTGACCTCAGCCGAGAACAAATGATTGTCCTGAACATTTGATCTCCTAAAATATTAATTATATGAAAGTACTATATGCCATCCAGGGAACTGGCAATGGTCATTTAAGTAGAGCGCGCGATGTTATTCCGGCACTACAAAAAAAAGGATTGGAATTGGATATACTGGTTAGTGGAATACAGGCAGATATTCGGATTCCCCATCCGGTCAAGTATCAGCTTCAGGGACTTAGTTTTATTTTTGGCAAACAAGGAAATGTTAATTTATGGAGGACCTATCTCAAGTCCAATGCCGCTAGATTGCAGAAGGAGATAAAAAGCATTCCGATAGAAAATTACGACTTGGTCATAAATGATTTTGAGCCCGTTTCTGCCTGGGCATGTAAATTAAAGAATAAACCCTCTGTAAGTTTTAGCCATCAGGCCGCAGTGCTTTCCCCCAATTCCCCAAAACCGGACAAAA contains the following coding sequences:
- a CDS encoding response regulator, with amino-acid sequence MSFKIPKKEIIYPFSAFVLLMIVVVALWKNSLESNRQLLKKDIEVNGQIQSQGFLSSGQKSIIVLENLMERLEMTNGDYFEYWEEDARLILKEDQSFKFVEWIDSSLVVQRIVPHKGNEAIVGRSLSNHPRRDEWLRHVRDSTTNLTSWIPLIQGGHSILLDVPVFFGGKFQGTITAGMDFTTTFDMLSAGMDDYSIEIKDDKGTTFYKLNDPSPSDFSDDLVYVRSYEVDEDDKQVWTFYLMPRNKDVLAERNKSSSSILMFGILISLLMSLLTYFYQSSRNENTRFRELNIKLRVANRSLREERTKAEKASKAKTEFVSNMSHEIRTPLNAIMGFIEVLKESKIDSSLHEYLSLMDVSSKKLLLLVNDILEIDKIESGQISFKKDIFSPADELQNIISIYRPSIEAKGLYANLDIVSDSKTHVIADIGKFGQILTNLLRNALKFTDQGGIDITYEETIQNSDLNITIGIRDTGIGIPKSKLKTIFDRFTQIDSGITKRHEGSGLGLYITYLLIELLEGHIEVDSTENVGTEFKISLRFPITEMQPEVDAPISDSIDLTGFKVLIVDDNKVNVVVLKKTLDAFGINTYWVGNGKEAVKAVAENQYDLVFMDIHMPEMDGFEATEEIRKTQKDLVIIGFSADVTKETIQGAKEVGMNDYFTKPITFDKLRQNLSKYLVRV
- a CDS encoding UDP-2,3-diacylglucosamine diphosphatase translates to MKKRPVELVVLSDVHLGTYGCHAKELVKYLKSIKPREVVLNGDIIDIWQFSKRYWPKSHMKVVKIIMQWVAEGIPVHYVAGNHDEMLRKFLGFKLGSFSIVNKVVLEINGSKAWMFHGDVFDVTMQHSKWIARLGATGYDMLILLNSAINYCSKKMGKGPVSMSKKIKNSVKSAIKFINDFEQIAADIAIENEYDYVVCGHIHQPEMREISTSKGTVMYLNSGDWIENLTSLEFNNGEWKLYHYMEDVMVINDDENVMEPMDILDKNQLFQNLVREFQFLTSAENK